In one window of Hyla sarda isolate aHylSar1 chromosome 1, aHylSar1.hap1, whole genome shotgun sequence DNA:
- the LOC130360444 gene encoding uncharacterized protein LOC130360444, with the protein MEEFSAPEERAAIRTLEELLREQDTPQDQQVPSCIKKCSQKFPSLSLYPPVELFVKLVTKLFESFLDTIVQDNLTKEQCKSLKHLRSLNYVVYTSVDKGGNFVIWSKKMYEAEVYCQLRDQTCYKKLTFNPLSKFQCELHSILHSAVYGNIISKDLSEALRVPHPVTATLCLLPKVHKNPTRSPDLLQRIKGIHLEPDTLLVTCDIESLYTSIRHTDGLTATKFFLTSSNYKPEMHIIKAVPYGQYLRARRICSSEENFKIQADDLRKRFRNRSYSNHNLKYAYNRAKQQSRYQLLQPKQKKNEDDQILQDLRNIASDGT; encoded by the exons ATGGAAGAATTTTCAGCGCCAGAGGAACGGGCAGCTATTCGTACCTTGGAAGAACTTCTCCGAGAACAAGACACACCACAAGACCAACAGGTACCATCCTGCATAAAGAAGTGTTCCCAAAAATTTCCCTCTTTATCATTATACCCTCCTGTAGAATTATTTGTCAAACTAGTTACAAAACTATTTGAATCCTTTCTTGACACAATTGTGCAGGATAATTTAACCAAGGAACAGTGCAAATCATTGAAACATTTACGCAGTCTAAATTATGTGGTGTATACATCTGTGGACAAAGGTGGAAATTTTGTGATATGGTCCAAAAAAATGTATGAGGCCGAAGTCTATTGCCAACTTCGAGATCAGACATGCTATAAAAAGTTAACGTTCAATCCATTATCTAAATTTCAATGTGAATTACACTCTATCTTACATTCTGCTGTATATGGTAATATCATCTCTAAAGATCTATCTGAAGCTTTGAGAGTCCCACACCCAGTGACCGCCACCTTATGCCTACTACCTAAAGTGCACAAGAATCCAACTAGATCACCAG ATTTATTGCAACGTATCAAAGGCATACATCTGGAACCTGACACATTATTAGTGACCTGCGATATTGAATCCCTGTATACCAGCATTAGACACACAGATGGATTGACTGCCACCAAATTCTTTCTAACTTCCAGCAACTACAAACCAGAAATG CATATTATAAAAGCAGTACCGTATGGACAATATTTACGAGCCCGAAGAATATGCTCATCTGAAGAAAACTTCAAAATTCAAGCTGATGACCTACGAAAACGGTTCCGAAATAGAAGCTATAGCAACCATAATTTGAAGTATGCTTACAATAGAGCTAAACAGCAATCACGTTATCAACTTTTACAACCTAAACAGAAAAAGAACGAAGATGACCAG ATTCTTCAGGATCTAAGAAATATAGCATCAGACGGAACATAA